The DNA segment ATGCTAACGCCATCAGCATGAGTCGTCCGGATGTGAATGGTTTGGAAACATATTATTACGGCAGTGGTCAGAGTCTAGCGCGCTCAATTCATAGCAGCGTTCTTCAAAATGTCACTATCCGAGATAGAAATGTGCGGCAAGCCAGATTTTTTGTCCTCAGAAAAACCTCGATGCCTTCGGTTTTGGTAGAAGTGGGTTTTGTCACAGGTGCGGAGGATGCTGCTAGGCTCAGAACGACAGCTTACCAAAATCAAATGGCGGATGCGATCGCTCGTGGTATCCTCCAGCATTTACAACGAAGATAATTGACATACTCCCCCTTTTAGTCTCAAGGGGGATTTTAGAAATAAACACTGCCTCAAGGCAGGGAGCAGGGGGCAGATGAGAAGAACCAGTATATAAATGTAGGGGCTGGAAACAAGGACGGATTATTTTTTGTGCAAAACATTTCGTAGACGCGCTTCTCTACGAGTCATAAATATTTTTACCAATTTTCTGCTACATTTTGTATTTTATATCTCAAAACCTCAATCAATATCTACCTGTGTATTCATCTTCCATCTTTGACGGCAATCTTGACGATTTTTCTGATCAAGAGCCTCAACGCGCCCCAATCGGAGTTTTTGACAGTGGTGTGGGTGGGCTGACAGTCCTGCGACAACTTTATCGCCATCTACCCAATGAATCTATTATTTACTTTGGAGATACAGCTCGCCTGCCTTATGGCATTCGTTCACAAGCCGAAATTTTACAGTATGTGCGCGAAATCCTCAACTGGATGCAACAGCAACGTGTAAAAATGGTGATTATGGCTTGTAATACTAGTTCTGCCCTCGCACTAGAAATAGTGCGTAGTGAGTATAGTATGCCTATTATTGGAGTCATCCTACCAGGAGCTAAAGCAGCGGTTGAGCAAGGCAAACGTATCGGTGTAATTGCTACTCCAGCCACAGCTAAAAGTAATGCCTATCGCCACGCTATTCTCGAAATTGATCGCAGTCTCAAAGTCTGGCAAGTTAGTTGTCCGGAGTTCGTGCCACTCATTGAGCAAAATCGCATCCATGACCCTTACACTCATGAAGTAGCACGTTCATATTTAGAACCGTTAATACAGCAAGAAATTGACACCCTGGTTTACGGCTGTACTCATTATCCTCATCTTGCACCAGTACTGCGATCGCTTCTCCCCGCTCACGTCAAATTAGTTGACCCAGCAGTTCACGTTGTGGCAGCTTGTACTCAAGAGTTAGACCTACTCGGCTTAAGCAATACACACCCCCCAGTCCCAACTCGCTTCGCTGTCAGTGGTTGTCCACAAGAGTTTGCTCAATCAGGTGTGCAGTGGCTAGGCCATACTCTCACGGTTGAGCTTGTGGATTTCACGGATACCGCAGTTTCTCAGTTTTAATAGTCATTATTCATCTCCGGTAAACAACGTAGAGAGGTTCTATGGAACGTCTCTACACTGTTGTGTGATCACGCATATTGTATTTTCACCAGCTGTCTATTAGCCATTATTTTGACTTTTGACTTGCGGTGCTAGCCTATTGACTATTGGCTACCTCACTCACCTGATGATTTACTGATATATCCTGCTGGTGTTTTCCTGAATGAGTCGCAGGTAAATTTTTCGGAGCAGATTTGTTGCCGGTTCTCTTTGCCAGCGCTAATAATAAGTAGACTGTAAACAAATATCCAGCAGCTAAAATAAAAGTCAACATAGGTATCTTCCCGTAAATCATCGTTCTACCACCACCCTTCTTAATGGAATATGTAATTTTTTTAATTAGAAGAAATTCAACCAACCAAGTAATACTTGATGGCTGAGTTTGCTATACTAAATTTCCCCGTAAATTTAGAATTATCTACGGTTAACTAAATAATTATTGAACTGAGTTTTTTGCAGACCACACACACCACAACAGTTCAATTACTAAACAGTAATTTAAACTGCACTCCTCAGCAGTCTACGTAGTCTGCATTATTTGCTGGCATATTTATATGCCAAAGGCCGCCTTAACGTTCAACAGACGCTAAAAGCTTAATGCGAATAACCATAAGGATACCGCAAAGCTCCATATCAGGAGGCTTAATTGCCTGACAAAGAACAAAGAAATAATTTTCTTAATTCCTAGTTTCCGGCTACGACTTAGACGACTTATTTTAGACCCTCAACACCATAAAGGTAAAAATACCTAAAATCGGTCTACCTTTGGAAAAATGAGTTCTGAAAAATTTTAAATCCCTATATTTTAGCGTAACACAATGATCCTGAGTTTTCAGCTAAGTTTGGAGTTAAATTTGAAAATTTTTAGTTAGCTGGAAACAAGGCTGGGAGGACTTAGAGTTTTCTTACTCTTACCTAATAAAGCACGCACTAATTAGTCATCCCATTTCAAAATCCCAAAGTAAAAGCTTTTTGATTTTTAACTTTTGACTTCCGTGCAGCGGTAACAGTGTATATTTCCTAACTTTTAGTTAAATATAATAATTGAAGTGATGTATTTTATGTAACTTATATAGGAATCCGATTTGATTATTGAAAAAATCTAAGTATATGTAGGGTGTGTTATGGCTTTAGCCTAACGCACCGTCTTTGTGGGTCTTGGTGCCGTACTCTCTTGGATCACACACCCTACGTGTGTTTCATAAATCAAATATCAGTCCTATAGTGCCTGCAACTACAAATTAATTTCTGGAAAAAAACATCAATATACTTCAAGTAGAGTCTTTAAGCAAAATATAATACGTAATTATACGTAAATAGTCTACATAAATGATTCACTAAGTTTTATTTCTTAACTTTGGAGGAGTAAGCAACAAATACAAAAAAAATATTTGCCTAATGTACAGAATATTTTTTGAGGAGTCAGAATAGCTGTAGCCCTTGGCAGTAAAGATTCTAGGCAACTTATAGTTCTCGCAAATCTCAACTATTTGTGCCGAACAGACAACAAATCAGCAGGTATTCTCTAATCAAAACTTTGCGCTGGCACAGGGTTATCTTAAAATGAGTGTAGGATATGTAAACTTTCGTAACCTAAGCCAGAGTCCGCCCATCCATGACCTCAGCCACCTCCCTGTTTACCCCTGTGGAAGCAGACCTGCGACTACTAGCAGAAAACCTCAAGCAGCTAGTTGGAAATCGCCACCCCATTCTATTTATGGCAGCCGAACATCTATTCGGAGCTGGGGGGAAGCGTATTAGACCAGCAATTGTTTTGCTCATATCGCGGGCCACAATGTTAGAAAAAGACATAACACTGCGTCACCGCCGCCTAGCAGAAATCACGGAAATGATTCACACGGCAAGCTTAGTGCATGACGATGTGGTAGATGAATCACAAATGCGACGTGGTGTGGAAACTGTTCATAGTCTGTTCGGTAATCGCATTGCTGTCCTAGCAGGAGATTTTCTCTTCGCCCAATCGTCCTGGTATTTAGCCAACTTGGATAATTTGGAGGTGGTGAAACTACTCTCAGAAGTGATTATGGATTTGGCTACCGGAGAAATCCAGCAAGGAATAAATTGTTTTGATAATGGCATCTCTATAGAGACTTACCTTAAAAAGAGCTATTACAAAACAGCCTCGTTAATTGCCAACAGTTCCAAAGCCGCTGGGTTACTTAGTGACGTTTCCGTTGAAATTGCCGAACATCTATACGACTATGGTCGTCATCTCGGTCTGGCATTTCAGATTGTAGATGATATTTTAGATTTCACTAGCACAAGTGATACTTTGGGTAAACCAGCCGGATCTGATCTCAAAAGTGGTAATCTCACTGCACCCGTTTTGTTTGCTTTAGGGGAAAAACCAGACCTAGAAGCGCTCATTGAACGAAAATTTGAGCAAGAAGGAGATTTAGAGCAAGCTCTAGAGCTGATACAAGACAGTGAAGGTATCCAGCAAGCGCGGGAATTAGCCGCTTACCATGCCAAGTTAGCAGTTGACCATCTCGATATTCTCGCCCCCTCTGAGTCACGCGAGGCACTCATTAATATAGCTGACTACGTACTTAGTCGGCTATATTAAAAAATTTCAGAGTTTTAAATTAATTTTTTCAGCTATTGCAGTTGGGATTTTAGATGTATCTAATGAATCCCAACTGCAAAATTTATTTATGCAATATTTGGAGGGATTTGTTTACCCTTTTGTTGTTGTTTCATCTGCTGCTGCAACAGATTAAGCAATTCTGAGCGTTGGATTTCACAGGTATGAGTGGTCTGACCCGGCGTTTCTAAAAAAACGATACTATCTACGGGTTCTAATGCCACCAATTGGAACAAAATATGGGTAACAGGAACAATTTTAGCTAGCATTTGAGGGTCAAGCCCAGCAGGTGAAGTTAGGGAAACATCCTGTATGGTAGGAAAAGCGTAGACAACACGCCTTTCCAATCCTGGATTTGCCCGATTGCTTAATGTAGTTAAAACCCAGTTCTCTTCTGAATTCTGAAGAATATAGTACTGGGAATGGCGTAATCTTTTAGTGATCGAGATCAATACAGGAGAAATTGCTGAAACAAGATGTGGTGTTAAGCCATCGCGGGGTGCATTATTAATCAGCAATTGAATTTGTGTTTGTAAATCCATAATGACTTGTAAACGACTCTTGGGTAATGGCCAAAGCATCTATCAAATTGTGAACTATCCCATCAATGGGAACAATAAGAATAGGCACATCCTCATGACTGGACTAGCCTGCATTTAGCTTATAAGCAAATCTAAATAGCCAGCCAACACCCACGGTCGTCACAGGTTTTACTTAAGTATTTTAGGGTCTTTTGAAAACCGAGACTATGAATTCAACCGCAACCGCAACAATTCCAACCACAACAGTTCCCACCCCAACCGTTCAGGGAGACAATTCTATCGGCGTTGAGGGAACATTTCAACTCCTATACCAAGAGCTTCAGGAATCAACTAAAGCTTCTAAGCAGAATTGCCATGATGTCGCCAACAGAATTACCACCGAAGTATACCGGATTTGCCAAGAGAGTAAACGTATCCAGGCTTCAGGTGATGTGCAAAGCTCGGCTATTTCCCTAGCCAGACATCGGCTGCAACAGTGTTTCAGGTACTATCAGTTGGGTTCAAGTCGGGGTAGGGTAGAGTTACACAGTACTCTGAGTGCAATTATTTATCGCTACATTAATCCTCCTCAAAGGCAGTTAAGCTATCAAGGACGATTGACTATTATTGAAGATTTTTTACAAGGTTTTTATCTCGAAGCCTTAAATGCTTTCCGACGGGAAAATCAAATGGGTCCGACTTATCGTCCCCAAACTCTGTTGGAATTGGCAGAGTATATGGCATTTACTGAACGCTATGGTAAGCGGCGAATTCCTTTACCAGGGCGACAACAGCAACTAATTATCCTGCGGGCGCAAACTTTTTCGCAACAGCAACCCCAGGAAACCAGTGTAGATATAGAACAAGCCGCAGAAGGTAGTTCCAATGACAATGACGGTTCTTGGGAAGAACCAGCAGTACAGCAATTGCGTTCAGCAATGGCTATGCAACCAGAACCAGAACCAGAAGAAGATACTCTGCGTTCGGTTGTGGTGACAGAGTTAATGGATTATCTTGCACAACGACAACAATCTGATTGTGCTGATTACTTTTCTCTGCGACTTCAGGATTTATCAACTCAGGAAATTGAGTCGATTTTGGGTTTAACTCCCCGTCAGCGTGACTACTTACAGCAACGCTTTAAATATCATCTGATTCGGTTTGCCTTGTTACACCGTTGGGAATTAGTTCACGAGTGGTTGGAAGCCTCACTGCACACTAATTTGGGTTTAACTCCGCAGCAATGGCAAGATTATACAGCGCAATTGGACGACAAGCAGCGTTCGTTACTGGAATTGAAACAAGAAGGACAGCCAGATGACAAAATTGCCAAAACTTTAGGGTTATCCACAGCCCAATTGCAAAAACGGTGGTTTAAAATTCTGGAACAAGCATGGGAAATTCGTAACTCCCTAGTGTCCGGATCAAGTGCATCTACCCATGAATAGTGACTCAGAATCCTTACAAACCGATTTACTCGATTGGTTGTTGGTAAATAAAGCTAACACCAACGAGACAAAATTGGTAGAGTGTGAGGAAATTGATGGGGTAAAAAACCCTTTCAAGGAGGTAGCCGCCTTTACAGGCGGTGAGCCATAATTGGGAGGAATGCCCCAAACCTTTCAATTGGGAGAAATTCCTACTGTGCAAGAACGTTTCCAAGCCGTCCTCAAACGTCGGTTACAAATCGAAGTCGAAAACCAGCCTCCTTTATTTCCTTGGGAGTCTCAAATAGTAGAGTATCCAGAATTTGTGGCAGAGCGATCGCTTGCTTTAAGTCCCAACTGGGGATGGATAGCACAGCAATCAAAGCTGAATCTGCCTATCCCCTTACCAGAGAAAGTTTTCCAAGAATTATTAGCCAAATGTCAAGGTTTGATTACATCTTCGCTACCTCTAGGGGCAAAACTAGTTCAGGTAGTTGAGGGCTTTTTCCCAAATGAGTCACAGACAATTAATGATTTAGCTGGATTGGTGCTAAGAAGCACTTATCGGTCTGTGAATACTGCGGATACAATGGCTGAGATTCAGGATGATTACTCAGATTTACAACCACGTCAACAGATGGCATTGTCATTACTAGCAGCTAAACAATTGCTAGATAATTTGACTTTACCAGTGTCTTCAGCCAATCCAGTGGTAGAAAGACAATGGCTTACTAGTGCCGGAACTCTGACTTTGAGGGTAGAATACCAGTATCAAGATCAGCTAACACAGTTGAGTGTGAATTGTAAGTTACCTGCTCCAGGTATTTTGAAATTGCAAGGAAATGGCAACCAAGCAGTAGCAAAGTCTGCAACTCCGGGACATTTGAGTGTAGAGTTATACTGTGACCAACCAAGTCCAACTTATACTCTAGAAGTTGATTTTCCCGAACTAGACCAACAGCCTTTGCTGTTTGTCATTAGTCCGACGATTTAGTTGAAAAGACCACAGTGAGATTTTGAGGTTGATCAACACCGATATACCAGATGGTAATCGTGGTTTGAATCTATCCTTTAATCACAATGGATCATTAGGGTTTCTACTTTATTCACAAGCGGTTATTAATGCTGCTACTAAAACCGCAATCCAATTGACACCTGTATAAGATATTGAAACTCCCAAAGCTTGCCTTCGGGGAGTTCCTGTTTTCTTTAGAGGAACTCTCTGAAAAAATATAGATGAGCAAGTAAGGTAGTCATACCAATTGGGAATTTGGAATTAAGACAGTCAGACAAATATTGTATCTGTCGCCTTATTTTTGATATTGGTATCAGTTTATATCCCAAACACTGTGTTCATGGCATCTACAACATCCCTTTGCTGATATTCTCAATGTTTAAGTTATCTAGGATCAATCAGGTTTGGCTTCTACCTATAGGTCGTTACTGGCGGCAAAATGTCCAGGGATCAACGTCAACGGAAGTGGAAGATGCCATTTCCTTAAGAGTATTAGTACTAGCGTTGGTAATTGTGGGAATTGTGGCAACGGATATTGCAGCCGAGACTCAATTCAGTTTGTGGGCGGTGCCGTTAAGTATAGTCGGGACGGCTTGGAGTTACTACCGTCGAGTTGGTGCCAATATTCCAGTTAAATTCTGCATCGCCATCGGGATGTTAATTGCACTAGGTGCTTTCTTTGGGCGGCTGCTGGGAGAATTGAACGATACACGATTGGCTTTGGCAGAGTTATTAATTCAACTGCAAATACTCCACAGCTTTGATATGCCTCGCCGCAAAAGCTTGGGCTATTCCATAGTTATAGGTCTAATTTTATTGGGTGTGGCAGCAACAATCAGCCAAACTCTGGCTTTTGCACCATTACTACTAATATTTCTAGCGATCGCTTTGCCGACTTTAGTCTTAAACTATCGTTCACAGCTGGGGATTCGGCAATTAAAACTTAAACATAAAAAATCTCACCAGCAGAATTCTCCCATATTAAATTTTAAATTTTTAATTGTAAATTTTTTGATAATTGTCGGCTTAGGTCTGGCAATTTTTGCCGTTTTACCGCGATTCCCTGGCTATCAACTGCGGAGTTTTCCGGTCAGCGCCCCGATTAATGTCCAGGATAATTTTACAGGTCGGAGCATCATCAATCCTGGTTATGTCCGAGAAGGTAGGGACGGCAATCAAGGCAATGGTGGCGGTGGCGATGGAGAAGGGCAAACAGGTGAACCGGGGAGTCTAGATAATAACTTTTATTATGGTTTTAATAGCCAGATGAACCAGAACCTGCGGGGAGAGATGACACCCAAAGTAGTGATGCGGGTGCGATCGCAGATTGAAGGATTTTGGCGCGTGTTAGCATTTGACCGCTATACCGGCAAAGGGTGGGAAATTTCTCGCAATGAGGAAGTTACTACCCACAGGCGACCGGCTTGGTCTTACCAAATTCGTCTGCCTTTGCCCATATTTACTGGTCGCACCAGAGAAGTAGTGCAAACTTACACAGTGGTGTCAGATTTGCCTAACTTGATTCCGGCGATGGCTCATCCCAAGGAGATATATTATCCCACACCGATCATTGCAGTTGACACCGAAAATGGCTTGCGATCGCCTGTAGGATTATCAGAAGGACTCACCTACACTGTAGTTTCGGAAGTACCATACCGCGATCGCACTTTATTAGGAGCAGCTTCTACTAACTATCCCCCGAATATTCAAAAATATTATTTACCAACTCCCCCGGAAATTACGGAAAGAGTCCGGCAACGGACTGAAGAAATCCTCGCTAATTACAACCAAGAACGCATAGCAAATTCGGCTAAAACCCTAGATTCAACTTATGAAAAAGCGCTGTACCTAGCTCAGTATATTAAGCAAAACTACTCAATTCCTGAAAATCCTTTAGGACTGCCCTTTTTGAGCGAAGACGAAGACTTAGTAGAAGCTTTTTTGTTCAAACACAAAGGTGGCTATCCTGACCACTTTTCTACCGTTCTCACGGTGATGCTGCGTTCTATTGGTATCCCCGCCAGGTTAGTGGCTGGTTTTAGTGCGGGCCAGTTTAATCCATTTACGGGGATGTACGTTGTCAGTAACACAGATGCTTACGCGATGACAGAAGTATATTTCCCTAGATATGGCTGGTTTGCTTTTGACCCCATTCCCAATCATCCTTTAATTCCTCCTTCCATCGAGGATATTGAGACATTTAGTGTGCTGCGCCAGTTTTGGCAATGGATAGCGGGTTGGTTACCAACGCCTGTTACAGGGTTGCTCAATACTGTATTTGCGATCATATTTAGCTGGTTGACTAGAGCGATCGCTTGGTTTTTAGCTTTATTCCTTCAAGGTTGGGTAGGTGTATTAACTGGCTCACTTTTAGCAACAACAACAGCCTTTTTGGGTTGGCTAGGTTGGAGACAGTGGCAACAGTGGCTCAAGGTTCGTTGGTTAAAAAGATTACCCCCGATGGAAAGTCTGTATCAGCAAATGTTGCAATGGGTAGCTGAAAAAGGTTTAGGTAAGCATCCAGCACAGACACCTCTTGAGTATGCCAGCGTCTCATACCAGCACCACCCCCCAGCAACGGCTCAGGTAATAGATGAAATTTGCCAAGCTTATGTAGGCTGGCGTTATGGTGGTCATTCACCTAACTTGAATCGACTGCGAGAAAAATGGCAAGAACTCAAGAAGAGTGCCAAGTGAAGCTTTGTAGGGACGTTCTATAGAACGTCTCTAGATGATCGGAGTGGCTAAATCAAACCCTGTTTTTTAAGATCAGATAAAGCATTTTCCGCAGCTCGTTTTTCAGCCTCCTTCTTACCACGAGCTGTTCCTTGTCCGTAAACGTTAGTACCAACAACGGAAACCGTAGCTTCATATTCTGGAGCATGATCCTCGCCTCGGATTCGTTTTGTCTCATACTTAGGTAGTAACGACCCAAAATTTGCCTGTACCCACTCTTGCAATCGATTTTTGGAATCGACAGTAGAACGAATTTCCATAATCGCTTCCGGGACAGAGTTAAATAAATCTTCAAGAATGGGGCGAATTTCCTCAATGTTGCGATCGCGATCTAAATAATAAGCTCCCACAACGGATTCAAAGACGCTACTTAATAAATTGGGGCTATCACGTCCTCCATCCTGAATCGCTCCTCTTCCCAAGCGCATTTCGTCCTCTAAACCGACTTCAATCGCAAATTTAGCCAGTTGCTTTTCGTCCACTAGTGCCGATCTGCGACGAGTCATTTGATCCTCTGCCATGTCTTTATAGCGAGTATAAAGATACTCACCACTGATAAAGGTCAGTAAGGCATCGCCTAAAAACTCCAAGCGCTCATTATGCTTTTCCCCAGGATGTTCGTTGACATAGGAACGGTGAGTCAACGCTTGGCGCAAAAGTTCTTCGTTCTGAAAATTTAACAATTCATGCATTTCTTTTCTATCTCTTGACTCTTTTAGATGTAAGAAGAAACAATATTTGCTAATTACAGTCTTTAGACTGAGGAAAATACTCACCACATTCAGTTTTAATCTAAATCTTACTTAAAATAAATTTACTCAG comes from the Nodularia sp. NIES-3585 genome and includes:
- the sds gene encoding solanesyl diphosphate synthase translates to MTSATSLFTPVEADLRLLAENLKQLVGNRHPILFMAAEHLFGAGGKRIRPAIVLLISRATMLEKDITLRHRRLAEITEMIHTASLVHDDVVDESQMRRGVETVHSLFGNRIAVLAGDFLFAQSSWYLANLDNLEVVKLLSEVIMDLATGEIQQGINCFDNGISIETYLKKSYYKTASLIANSSKAAGLLSDVSVEIAEHLYDYGRHLGLAFQIVDDILDFTSTSDTLGKPAGSDLKSGNLTAPVLFALGEKPDLEALIERKFEQEGDLEQALELIQDSEGIQQARELAAYHAKLAVDHLDILAPSESREALINIADYVLSRLY
- a CDS encoding DUF3488 and DUF4129 domain-containing transglutaminase family protein — translated: MFKLSRINQVWLLPIGRYWRQNVQGSTSTEVEDAISLRVLVLALVIVGIVATDIAAETQFSLWAVPLSIVGTAWSYYRRVGANIPVKFCIAIGMLIALGAFFGRLLGELNDTRLALAELLIQLQILHSFDMPRRKSLGYSIVIGLILLGVAATISQTLAFAPLLLIFLAIALPTLVLNYRSQLGIRQLKLKHKKSHQQNSPILNFKFLIVNFLIIVGLGLAIFAVLPRFPGYQLRSFPVSAPINVQDNFTGRSIINPGYVREGRDGNQGNGGGGDGEGQTGEPGSLDNNFYYGFNSQMNQNLRGEMTPKVVMRVRSQIEGFWRVLAFDRYTGKGWEISRNEEVTTHRRPAWSYQIRLPLPIFTGRTREVVQTYTVVSDLPNLIPAMAHPKEIYYPTPIIAVDTENGLRSPVGLSEGLTYTVVSEVPYRDRTLLGAASTNYPPNIQKYYLPTPPEITERVRQRTEEILANYNQERIANSAKTLDSTYEKALYLAQYIKQNYSIPENPLGLPFLSEDEDLVEAFLFKHKGGYPDHFSTVLTVMLRSIGIPARLVAGFSAGQFNPFTGMYVVSNTDAYAMTEVYFPRYGWFAFDPIPNHPLIPPSIEDIETFSVLRQFWQWIAGWLPTPVTGLLNTVFAIIFSWLTRAIAWFLALFLQGWVGVLTGSLLATTTAFLGWLGWRQWQQWLKVRWLKRLPPMESLYQQMLQWVAEKGLGKHPAQTPLEYASVSYQHHPPATAQVIDEICQAYVGWRYGGHSPNLNRLREKWQELKKSAK
- the murI gene encoding glutamate racemase, with translation MYSSSIFDGNLDDFSDQEPQRAPIGVFDSGVGGLTVLRQLYRHLPNESIIYFGDTARLPYGIRSQAEILQYVREILNWMQQQRVKMVIMACNTSSALALEIVRSEYSMPIIGVILPGAKAAVEQGKRIGVIATPATAKSNAYRHAILEIDRSLKVWQVSCPEFVPLIEQNRIHDPYTHEVARSYLEPLIQQEIDTLVYGCTHYPHLAPVLRSLLPAHVKLVDPAVHVVAACTQELDLLGLSNTHPPVPTRFAVSGCPQEFAQSGVQWLGHTLTVELVDFTDTAVSQF
- the rnc gene encoding ribonuclease III, giving the protein MHELLNFQNEELLRQALTHRSYVNEHPGEKHNERLEFLGDALLTFISGEYLYTRYKDMAEDQMTRRRSALVDEKQLAKFAIEVGLEDEMRLGRGAIQDGGRDSPNLLSSVFESVVGAYYLDRDRNIEEIRPILEDLFNSVPEAIMEIRSTVDSKNRLQEWVQANFGSLLPKYETKRIRGEDHAPEYEATVSVVGTNVYGQGTARGKKEAEKRAAENALSDLKKQGLI
- the hetZ gene encoding heterocyst differentiation protein HetZ, coding for MNSTATATIPTTTVPTPTVQGDNSIGVEGTFQLLYQELQESTKASKQNCHDVANRITTEVYRICQESKRIQASGDVQSSAISLARHRLQQCFRYYQLGSSRGRVELHSTLSAIIYRYINPPQRQLSYQGRLTIIEDFLQGFYLEALNAFRRENQMGPTYRPQTLLELAEYMAFTERYGKRRIPLPGRQQQLIILRAQTFSQQQPQETSVDIEQAAEGSSNDNDGSWEEPAVQQLRSAMAMQPEPEPEEDTLRSVVVTELMDYLAQRQQSDCADYFSLRLQDLSTQEIESILGLTPRQRDYLQQRFKYHLIRFALLHRWELVHEWLEASLHTNLGLTPQQWQDYTAQLDDKQRSLLELKQEGQPDDKIAKTLGLSTAQLQKRWFKILEQAWEIRNSLVSGSSASTHE